One Helianthus annuus cultivar XRQ/B chromosome 7, HanXRQr2.0-SUNRISE, whole genome shotgun sequence genomic region harbors:
- the LOC110867047 gene encoding leucine-rich repeat extensin-like protein 5: protein MDEIRQVSTFDVSKVIMPPRFLRGRGKGPVTGHDHEAGPSHRRTPSITMSTSPQEPWRLYVEPGRRSVSLSSSPSYQHSFGPNSENEPNNQPPAFIPLQRSNSHHSFGSPTPVFQSRFNPANLLPEPMGFNPLGPGDHFPEENDMDEDTDPVEPASGTPNHPIEISDGSSFHGSPYRGPDSYEERFRNIDWYFTPSEHSHHEQQQDPSVGHQFVAVTPPPPPPPAHTHYNYNYGYAEVDPYLVARDYNALHPEGPYGGPWTTGYPTYGYQHQPPPPPVYQPPQPPIQQEVLKRLSQVEQEVREDRKERQGFFKGLSDFLKGKSKRRGH, encoded by the exons GTCATCATGCCACCCAGATTCCTTCGAGGTAGAGGCAAAGGACCCGTGACAGGTcatgatcacgaagccggaccttcgcACCGGCGAACCCCATCCATTACTATGAGCACCAGCCCGCAAGAGCCCTGGAGACTCTATGTCGAACCAGGAAGGCGATCAGTATCCCTTAGCTCCTCTCCTTCGTACCAACATTCATTTGGGCCCAATTCTGAAAACGAGCCCAATAACCAGCCTCCAGCTTTCATACCTCTCCAAAGATCAAATTCTCACCATTCTTTTGGTAGCCCAACACCCGTCTTCCAAAGCCGGTTTAACCCGGCTAACCTTTTGCCTGAACccatgggttttaacccactcggaccgggAGACCACTTTCCAGAGGAGAACGacatggatgaggatactgaCCCCGTGGAGCCAGCATCTGGAACGccgaaccatcccatcgagatatcaGATGGGTCATCATTCCATGGATCGCCATATCGTGGTCCAGACAGCTACGAGGAAAGGTTCCGAAACATTGACTGGTACTTCACACCGTCTGAACACTCGCATCAtgagcagcaacaggatccttcagTGGGTCATCAatttgtggcagtcacgccaccgccgccaccgcca CCGGCACAcacccactacaactacaactatggTTATGCAGAGGTAGATCCATACCTAGTAGCTCGGGATTACAATGCTCTTCATCCTGAAGGACCGTATGGAGGGCCATGGACTACTGGttacccgacttatgggtaccagcatcaGCCACCTCCTCCGCCGGTGTATCAGCCGCCTCAACCACCGATTCAACAGGAAGTCCTTAAGAGGCTGAGCCAAGTTGAACAAGAGGTCCGTGAAGACCGCAAAGAGCGGCAAGGATTTTTCAAAGGGCTATCAGATTTCCTTAAGGGGAAGTCGAAGAGGAGGGGTCATTGA